A portion of the Mauremys reevesii isolate NIE-2019 linkage group 18, ASM1616193v1, whole genome shotgun sequence genome contains these proteins:
- the KIAA1671 gene encoding uncharacterized protein KIAA1671 homolog isoform X3 codes for MATRVEINSALASLTISDLNEITSEDKTQRTYIKPLLDASNKAGQPSNPSAPIILEEKNKFGSTWRPATMPTPGSRPRLSAKPFSKEKPSDTFANVKPPVTALKPSNFFPKFSVYGQPTEDMTSAKVSSGDVPLLVDQNLIENENKGNNELVTNVAFYSSPSRNTVILFETASTEKSKVNLTQGKISVDEHRTLGTVQTREWQGNAKPEMISQPSVTSRKPEGGLHRQISFSSDLKPVSWNPHQSDEKKHTCEDPVGERTNDVAKYANSEVGLLTEVQRKRKHRPVSAVFLESLKDQKHSNLEVSEEKSPTEKSWVRKPRPLSMDLTAKFENKDFSLCKKTCPSDEIKANVPVIHFTDIGYQEQSEMRSKAEEIDLNKGDPSKSNLKCNNQDIDFLDVKNKCSEQNQKVFPKDLDPSSPNYTKDLIQIPAKDKKYPWEPKQKSKDEQNEKKMDIVTNLHGSEKNKEMANNKSKTIKEVEILDQKETSRVLASENSTDSSKKENKTLRGSVKKHICLFAGSESSTTPTDTEPLPAATETENRNVNIQQRIRELTTENTDVKPGNLRRSLKSRPLSADLTKKFSSPASTNEIKQEKPTELNSDVSSETQENQKSMEMKPPPGADCTEICAIGNQWKPRQTVKISEKVGQIERKGSFLRERQNFSLQGENSVSATNNFEKKLKPTIPAEKTHLKTVRATMFDHNVQRHNVAAGHPVVDPTRKLTSEFEGKYDVVTLLGHNRRSGMEKELQEKTSSKREDHSQSDVSGYVADAEKRGKTIYLNEDKKISHAVPVEKYSSCVKCEKPTPKHVEDSLIYQRIEPRYEILQTFGKRALSEAITVVPEDKAVTLRTRKSSVKEKREPDGTVLHADELCGLDNKTDPLKEGSFISETKGMLETSTKKFTFKEPKDTFNSKCTFHEQITEYNKNQSELVFITEKSSYAINKSTDLGTANEKMTQLHPEMQKEKNEISCTDKTESSNVTKYFSERAGIKPVRTDGYESRAILGQDVISASQISVPGYSQLYKPSMDQHPSTEVITADKEKSRVFGLRKYPDSNCVRKDLGLDVAALENERYKLRLVEPEEKVRRTSSSVSDLKISERWRRKTLPQDSSKLEEVGSLTQESIKRLSRTDSLQFDEGAIMKKSKRSKDGIESKGVNQTVSVSPDYLKKQVSPFEPKATYFAVTYQIPGKKEKSSVSTVNANENSQITTVVESAPVNLNSGSSRRSKPTSQQSYKNVPSTHCKDKSLEECVNKHWAKEEEQDILSLKKIYPVLGEDDNRRSCERGLDHAKEKIIGVDSFLLKQGLKNTIQTDLKGSGGKVSSYHEAKSMQHFRHSHNDSELFTQKKFGEDSHDVFRVKTEDKYRSRVLDIDALMAEYKEDYIKASDIQEKKDDQFSEDHSTFYWEMSKYKNNVADKIPHNYNWKDWKNLDQSASITKQGTCAEEHHRPEKLTLHENSKEKLESGSQEWSKQKSKDRKFSPPHWGKPSSLSDKLINSPADSVGTRKKTFIIDEDQGNNLTPRLQNAKYINNKVQPANTISVDQKLEVSLASNSSPDGGGSGGGLLQKKLFTKQQFTEMSVDDDWHKNIMRISVNKNKENANKNSHESDFSNTKSKAEWNDYISGFGNALPDLKRSYSEKSRPAKARGSMPLMQEANERRDKHQLRQSFPLENEENRLKKRSAYQQESFAHENKKDSEKEWTKQHSDRSGGKDLTVVPIQRRSHSFYKDRRAHNWTLLSISLPAMFLAICIFHGRRKTAKWSMSALGD; via the exons ATGGCAACAAGAGTAGAGATCAACTCTGCTCTAGCATCCTTAACAATATCTGACTTAAATGAAATTACAAGTGAGGATAAAACACAACGCACATACATCAAGCCTCTTTTGGATGCAAGTAATAAGGCTGGTCAACCTTCTAATCCTTCGGCACCAATAATtcttgaagaaaaaaacaaatttgGGAGCACTTGGAGACCAGCAACTATGCCTACTCCCGGATCAAGACCAAGGCTTTCTGCAAAGCCATTTTCTAAGGAGAAACCTTCAGATACTTTTGCGAATGTGAAACCTCCTGTTACTGCTCTCAAACCAAGTAATTTTTTCCCCAAGTTCTCTGTGTATGGACAGCCTACTGAAGACATGACATCTGCTAAGGTGTCAAGTGGAGATGTCCCTCTATTAGTAGATCAAAACCTaattgaaaatgaaaataaaggcaACAATGAATTAGTCACAAATGTGGCCTTTTATTCCAGTCCCAGTAGAAATACTGTGATTCTTTTTGAAACAGCTAGCACTGAGAAATCCAAGGTAAATTTAACACAAGGTAAAATATCTGTTGATGAGCACAGAACACTTGGCACTGTACAGACAAGAGAGTGGCAAGGTAATGCAAAGCCTGAGATGATATCTCAGCCATCAGTGACTTCCAGAAAACCTGAAGGTGGTCTGCATAGGCAAATATCTTTTTCATCAGACCTCAAACCAGTCTCTTGGAATCCTCACCAATCTgatgaaaaaaaacacacatgtGAAGATCCAGTAGGTGAGAGAACCAACGATGTTGCAAAATATGCCAACAGCGAAGTTGGCTTATTAACTGAAGTGCAACGAAAGCGAAAACATAGACCTGTATCTGCTGTTTTTCTGGAATCGTTAAAAGATCAAAAGCATAGCAATTTGGAAGTCTCTGAAGAAAAATCTCCTACAGAGAAATCATGGGTTAGAAAACCAAGGCCTTTGTCCATGGATCTAACTGCCAAATTTGAAAATAAAGACTTTTCTCTGTGCAAGAAAACGTGTCCATCTGATGAGATTAAGGCAAATGTACCAGTAATTCACTTCACTGACATAGGCTATCAAGAACAGTCTGAAATGAGGTCTAAAGCTGAAGAAATAGATTTGAATAAAGGTGATCCCTCTAAATCGAATTTGAAATGTAACAATCAGGACATTGACTTTCTTGATGTTAAAAACAAATGTAGTGAGCAAAACCAGAAAGTCTTTCCAAAAGATTTAGACCCATCAAGCCCAAATTATACAAAAGACTTGATACAGATCCCTGCTAAAGATAAAAAATACCCTTGGGAACCTAAACAGAAATCTAAAGATgaacaaaatgagaaaaaaatggaCATTGTAACTAACTTACATGGATCAGAAAAAAACAAGGAAATGGCTaataacaaaagcaaaacaattaAAGAGGTGGAAATATTGGATCAAAAGGAAACTTCCAGAGTTTTAGCCAGTGAAAACTCTACAGATTcctcaaaaaaagaaaacaagaccTTGAGGGGAAGCGTTAAAAAgcacatttgtttgtttgctggctCAGAAAGCAGCACTACTCCAACGGATACCGAGCCTCTCCCGGCAGCCACTGAGACGGAAAACAGAAATGTGAACATCCAACAGAGAATCAGAGAACTGACAACAGAAAATACAGATGTTAAGCCAGGAAATCTACGCAGATCACTCAAGTCACGACCACTTTCTGCAGACTTAACAAAGAA GTTTTCAAGCCCAGCATCaaccaatgaaattaaacaaGAGAAGCCTACTGAATTGAATAGTGATGTTTCTAGTGAAACACAAGAAAATCAAAAG agtatgGAGATGAAGCCTCCTCCTGGAGCAGATTGTACTGAGATCTGTGCTATTGGGAATCAGTGGAAACCACGACAGACTGTAAAAATATCAGAGAAAGTTGGTCAGATCGAAAGAAAAGGAAGCTTTCTGAGAGAGAGGCAAAATTTCTCTTTGCAGGGTGAAAACTCTGTGTCAGCCACaaataactttgaaaaaaaattaaaacccacCATTCCTGCAGAAAAGACACATTTAAAAACTGTCCGAGCCACCATGTTTGACCACAATGTCCAGAGGCATAATGTTGCTGCTGGTCACCCTGTAGTTGATCCTACTCGAAAGCTGACTAGTGAATTTGAAGGCAAATATGATGTTGTGACTTTACTAGGCCATAACAGAAGATCTGGGATGGAAAAAGAATTACAGGAGAAAACTAGTTCAAAGAGAGAGGATCACAGTCAGTCTGATGTATCAGGATATGTAGCGGATGCAGAAAAACGTGGAAAAACAATTTATCTAAATGAAGACAAGAAAATTTCTCATGCAgttccagtggaaaaatattcTTCATGTGTGAAATGTGAAAAACCCACTCCTAAGCATGTAGAGGACTCTCTAATTTACCAACGAATAGAGCCAAGATATGAAATCCTTCAGACTTTTGGTAAAAGAGCACTTAGTGAAGCTATTACAGTAGTTCCTGAAGATAAGGCTGTGACACTCAGAACTAGAAAATCTTCTGTGAAAGAGAAGAGAGAACCTGATGGGACTGTCTTAcatgctgatgagctgtgcgggCTAGATAATAAAACTGACCCATTGAAAGAAGGTAGTTTTATTTCAGAAACTAAAGGCATGTTGGAAACTTCTACAAAAAAGTTTACTTTTAAGGAACCTAAAGATACCTTCAACAGCAAATGTACTTTCCATGAACAGATAACCGAGTACAATAAAAATCAGAGCGAACTGGTATTTATAACTGAGAAATCATCTTATGCTATAAACAAAAGTACGGATTTGGGGACAGCAAATGAAAAAATGACACAATTGCATCCTGaaatgcaaaaagaaaagaatgaaatCTCTTGCACAGATAAAACAGAGAGCTCTAACGTGACCAAATACTTTTCTGAGAGAGCTGGTATAAAACCAGTTAGGACAGATGGCTATGAATCCAGAGCTATCTTGGGCCAAGATGTTATTTCAGCCAGTCAGATTTCAGTGCCTGGATATAGCCAATTGTATAAACCCTCCATGGACCAGCATCCTAGCACAGAAGTAATAACTGCTGATAAAGAGAAATCCAGAGTTTTTGGATTAAGGAAATATCCAGACTCAAATTGTGTAAGAAAAGATTTAGGCTTAGATGTTGCAGCCCTTGAAAATGAGAGATACAAACTCAGATTAGTAGAACCAGAAGAAAAAGTCAGAAGAACCAGTAGTAGTGTTTCTGACCTTAAAATTTCAGAAAGATGGCGAAGGAAGACCTTGCCTCAGGACTCTAGCAAGCTAGAAGAAGTTGGCTCACTAACTCAAGAAAGTATTAAAAGGCTGAGTAGAACAgattcattgcaatttgatgAAGGTGCAATAATGAAAAAGAGTAAAAGAAGCAAAGATGGGATAGAATCAAAGGGGGTGAACCAAACAGTTTCAGTCAGTCCTGATTATTTGAAGAAGCAAGTTTCTCCCTTTGAACCAAAGGCAACCTATTTTGCAGTTACATATCAGATTCctggtaaaaaagaaaaaagctctgTAAGTACTGTTAATGCAAATGAAAATAGCCAAATTACTACAGTAGTTGAAAGTGCACCAGTTAATCTGAACTCTGGTTCTTCCAGAAGGTCCAAGCCTACATCTCAGCAATCCTATAAAAATGTACCGAGTACACATTGTAAAGATAAGTCCCTAGAGGAATGTGTTAACAAGCATTGGGCTAAAGAGGAAGAACAAGATAttctaagtttaaaaaaaatatatccagTGCTTGGAGAGGATGATAATAGGAGGTCTTGTGAGAGAGGGCTGGATCATGCTAAAGAGAAAATTATAGGTGTTGATTCTTTCCTCTTAAAACAGGGCCTGAAAAATACTATTCAAACTGATCTTAAAGGTAGTGGAGGAAAAGTCTCCTCATACCATGAGGCAAAATCCATGCAACACTTCAGGCATTCACACAACGACAGTGAACTATTTACACAAAAGAAGTTTGGGGAAGACAGTCACGATGTGTTCAGAGTAAAGACTGAAGATAAGTATAGATCTAGAGTTCTTGATATTGATGCTCTTATGGCAGAATATAAAGAAGACTACATAAAGGCCAGTGACATTCAAGAAAAAAAGGATGACCAGTTCTCTGAAGATCACAGTACGTTTTATTGGGAGATGTCAAAGTACAAAAACAATGTGGCTGATAAAATTCCACACAACTATAACTGGAAAGATTGGAAGAACTTGGATCAATCTGCTAGTATCACTAAACAAGGTACCTGTGCAGAAGAACACCACAGGCCTGAGAAGTTAACGCTACATGAAAACAGCAAAGAGAAACTGGAGTCCGGTAGCCAAGAATGGAGTAAGCAAAAGTCCAAAGACAGAAAATTCAGTCCTCCCCATTGGGGAAAGCCTAGTTCACTTTCAGATAAACTTATAAATTCACCTGCTGACTCTGTTGGTACCAGAAAAAAGACATTTATTATTGATGAGGATCAAGGGAACAATTTAACACCTAGGCTCCAAAATGCAAAGTACATAAATAACAAGGTACAGCCTGCAAATACTATTAGTGTGGACCAAAAACTGGAAGTCAGTTTAGCTTCTAATTCCTCCCCTGATGGTGGTGGTAGTGGCGGTGGCTTATTACAGAAGAAATTGTTCACAAAACAGCAGTTCACCGAGATGTCTGTGGATGATGACTGGCACAAAAATATAATGAGGATCTCTGTAAATAAGAACAAAGAGAATGCAAACAAAAACTCACATGAGAGTGACTTTTCCAATACGAAGAGCAAAGCTGAGTGGAATGACTATATATCTGGTTTTGGAAATGCACTACCAGATTTAAAACGATCATACTCAGAAAAGAGCCGTCCTGCTAAAGCAAGAGGCAGCATGCCTCTGATGCAAGAAGCAAACGAAAGAAGGGACAAGCACCAATTGAGGCAAAGCTTCCCAttggaaaatgaagaaaacaGATTGAAAAAGAGGAGTGCATATCAACAAGAATCTTTCGCCCATGAAAATAAAAAG GATTCTGAAAAAGAATGGACCAAGCAGCATTCTGACAGATCAGGTGGGAAAGACTTGACTGTAGTACCTATCCAGAGAAGAAGCCATAGCTTTTATAAAGACCGAAGAGCACATAACTGGACG
- the KIAA1671 gene encoding uncharacterized protein KIAA1671 homolog isoform X4: MATRVEINSALASLTISDLNEITSEDKTQRTYIKPLLDASNKAGQPSNPSAPIILEEKNKFGSTWRPATMPTPGSRPRLSAKPFSKEKPSDTFANVKPPVTALKPSNFFPKFSVYGQPTEDMTSAKVSSGDVPLLVDQNLIENENKGNNELVTNVAFYSSPSRNTVILFETASTEKSKVNLTQGKISVDEHRTLGTVQTREWQGNAKPEMISQPSVTSRKPEGGLHRQISFSSDLKPVSWNPHQSDEKKHTCEDPVGERTNDVAKYANSEVGLLTEVQRKRKHRPVSAVFLESLKDQKHSNLEVSEEKSPTEKSWVRKPRPLSMDLTAKFENKDFSLCKKTCPSDEIKANVPVIHFTDIGYQEQSEMRSKAEEIDLNKGDPSKSNLKCNNQDIDFLDVKNKCSEQNQKVFPKDLDPSSPNYTKDLIQIPAKDKKYPWEPKQKSKDEQNEKKMDIVTNLHGSEKNKEMANNKSKTIKEVEILDQKETSRVLASENSTDSSKKENKTLRGSVKKHICLFAGSESSTTPTDTEPLPAATETENRNVNIQQRIRELTTENTDVKPGNLRRSLKSRPLSADLTKKFSSPASTNEIKQEKPTELNSDVSSETQENQKSMEMKPPPGADCTEICAIGNQWKPRQTVKISEKVGQIERKGSFLRERQNFSLQGENSVSATNNFEKKLKPTIPAEKTHLKTVRATMFDHNVQRHNVAAGHPVVDPTRKLTSEFEGKYDVVTLLGHNRRSGMEKELQEKTSSKREDHSQSDVSGYVADAEKRGKTIYLNEDKKISHAVPVEKYSSCVKCEKPTPKHVEDSLIYQRIEPRYEILQTFGKRALSEAITVVPEDKAVTLRTRKSSVKEKREPDGTVLHADELCGLDNKTDPLKEGSFISETKGMLETSTKKFTFKEPKDTFNSKCTFHEQITEYNKNQSELVFITEKSSYAINKSTDLGTANEKMTQLHPEMQKEKNEISCTDKTESSNVTKYFSERAGIKPVRTDGYESRAILGQDVISASQISVPGYSQLYKPSMDQHPSTEVITADKEKSRVFGLRKYPDSNCVRKDLGLDVAALENERYKLRLVEPEEKVRRTSSSVSDLKISERWRRKTLPQDSSKLEEVGSLTQESIKRLSRTDSLQFDEGAIMKKSKRSKDGIESKGVNQTVSVSPDYLKKQVSPFEPKATYFAVTYQIPGKKEKSSVSTVNANENSQITTVVESAPVNLNSGSSRRSKPTSQQSYKNVPSTHCKDKSLEECVNKHWAKEEEQDILSLKKIYPVLGEDDNRRSCERGLDHAKEKIIGVDSFLLKQGLKNTIQTDLKGSGGKVSSYHEAKSMQHFRHSHNDSELFTQKKFGEDSHDVFRVKTEDKYRSRVLDIDALMAEYKEDYIKASDIQEKKDDQFSEDHSTFYWEMSKYKNNVADKIPHNYNWKDWKNLDQSASITKQGTCAEEHHRPEKLTLHENSKEKLESGSQEWSKQKSKDRKFSPPHWGKPSSLSDKLINSPADSVGTRKKTFIIDEDQGNNLTPRLQNAKYINNKVQPANTISVDQKLEVSLASNSSPDGGGSGGGLLQKKLFTKQQFTEMSVDDDWHKNIMRISVNKNKENANKNSHESDFSNTKSKAEWNDYISGFGNALPDLKRSYSEKSRPAKARGSMPLMQEANERRDKHQLRQSFPLENEENRLKKRSAYQQESFAHENKKDSEKEWTKQHSDRSGGKDLTVVPIQRRSHSFYKDRRAHNWTI, translated from the exons ATGGCAACAAGAGTAGAGATCAACTCTGCTCTAGCATCCTTAACAATATCTGACTTAAATGAAATTACAAGTGAGGATAAAACACAACGCACATACATCAAGCCTCTTTTGGATGCAAGTAATAAGGCTGGTCAACCTTCTAATCCTTCGGCACCAATAATtcttgaagaaaaaaacaaatttgGGAGCACTTGGAGACCAGCAACTATGCCTACTCCCGGATCAAGACCAAGGCTTTCTGCAAAGCCATTTTCTAAGGAGAAACCTTCAGATACTTTTGCGAATGTGAAACCTCCTGTTACTGCTCTCAAACCAAGTAATTTTTTCCCCAAGTTCTCTGTGTATGGACAGCCTACTGAAGACATGACATCTGCTAAGGTGTCAAGTGGAGATGTCCCTCTATTAGTAGATCAAAACCTaattgaaaatgaaaataaaggcaACAATGAATTAGTCACAAATGTGGCCTTTTATTCCAGTCCCAGTAGAAATACTGTGATTCTTTTTGAAACAGCTAGCACTGAGAAATCCAAGGTAAATTTAACACAAGGTAAAATATCTGTTGATGAGCACAGAACACTTGGCACTGTACAGACAAGAGAGTGGCAAGGTAATGCAAAGCCTGAGATGATATCTCAGCCATCAGTGACTTCCAGAAAACCTGAAGGTGGTCTGCATAGGCAAATATCTTTTTCATCAGACCTCAAACCAGTCTCTTGGAATCCTCACCAATCTgatgaaaaaaaacacacatgtGAAGATCCAGTAGGTGAGAGAACCAACGATGTTGCAAAATATGCCAACAGCGAAGTTGGCTTATTAACTGAAGTGCAACGAAAGCGAAAACATAGACCTGTATCTGCTGTTTTTCTGGAATCGTTAAAAGATCAAAAGCATAGCAATTTGGAAGTCTCTGAAGAAAAATCTCCTACAGAGAAATCATGGGTTAGAAAACCAAGGCCTTTGTCCATGGATCTAACTGCCAAATTTGAAAATAAAGACTTTTCTCTGTGCAAGAAAACGTGTCCATCTGATGAGATTAAGGCAAATGTACCAGTAATTCACTTCACTGACATAGGCTATCAAGAACAGTCTGAAATGAGGTCTAAAGCTGAAGAAATAGATTTGAATAAAGGTGATCCCTCTAAATCGAATTTGAAATGTAACAATCAGGACATTGACTTTCTTGATGTTAAAAACAAATGTAGTGAGCAAAACCAGAAAGTCTTTCCAAAAGATTTAGACCCATCAAGCCCAAATTATACAAAAGACTTGATACAGATCCCTGCTAAAGATAAAAAATACCCTTGGGAACCTAAACAGAAATCTAAAGATgaacaaaatgagaaaaaaatggaCATTGTAACTAACTTACATGGATCAGAAAAAAACAAGGAAATGGCTaataacaaaagcaaaacaattaAAGAGGTGGAAATATTGGATCAAAAGGAAACTTCCAGAGTTTTAGCCAGTGAAAACTCTACAGATTcctcaaaaaaagaaaacaagaccTTGAGGGGAAGCGTTAAAAAgcacatttgtttgtttgctggctCAGAAAGCAGCACTACTCCAACGGATACCGAGCCTCTCCCGGCAGCCACTGAGACGGAAAACAGAAATGTGAACATCCAACAGAGAATCAGAGAACTGACAACAGAAAATACAGATGTTAAGCCAGGAAATCTACGCAGATCACTCAAGTCACGACCACTTTCTGCAGACTTAACAAAGAA GTTTTCAAGCCCAGCATCaaccaatgaaattaaacaaGAGAAGCCTACTGAATTGAATAGTGATGTTTCTAGTGAAACACAAGAAAATCAAAAG agtatgGAGATGAAGCCTCCTCCTGGAGCAGATTGTACTGAGATCTGTGCTATTGGGAATCAGTGGAAACCACGACAGACTGTAAAAATATCAGAGAAAGTTGGTCAGATCGAAAGAAAAGGAAGCTTTCTGAGAGAGAGGCAAAATTTCTCTTTGCAGGGTGAAAACTCTGTGTCAGCCACaaataactttgaaaaaaaattaaaacccacCATTCCTGCAGAAAAGACACATTTAAAAACTGTCCGAGCCACCATGTTTGACCACAATGTCCAGAGGCATAATGTTGCTGCTGGTCACCCTGTAGTTGATCCTACTCGAAAGCTGACTAGTGAATTTGAAGGCAAATATGATGTTGTGACTTTACTAGGCCATAACAGAAGATCTGGGATGGAAAAAGAATTACAGGAGAAAACTAGTTCAAAGAGAGAGGATCACAGTCAGTCTGATGTATCAGGATATGTAGCGGATGCAGAAAAACGTGGAAAAACAATTTATCTAAATGAAGACAAGAAAATTTCTCATGCAgttccagtggaaaaatattcTTCATGTGTGAAATGTGAAAAACCCACTCCTAAGCATGTAGAGGACTCTCTAATTTACCAACGAATAGAGCCAAGATATGAAATCCTTCAGACTTTTGGTAAAAGAGCACTTAGTGAAGCTATTACAGTAGTTCCTGAAGATAAGGCTGTGACACTCAGAACTAGAAAATCTTCTGTGAAAGAGAAGAGAGAACCTGATGGGACTGTCTTAcatgctgatgagctgtgcgggCTAGATAATAAAACTGACCCATTGAAAGAAGGTAGTTTTATTTCAGAAACTAAAGGCATGTTGGAAACTTCTACAAAAAAGTTTACTTTTAAGGAACCTAAAGATACCTTCAACAGCAAATGTACTTTCCATGAACAGATAACCGAGTACAATAAAAATCAGAGCGAACTGGTATTTATAACTGAGAAATCATCTTATGCTATAAACAAAAGTACGGATTTGGGGACAGCAAATGAAAAAATGACACAATTGCATCCTGaaatgcaaaaagaaaagaatgaaatCTCTTGCACAGATAAAACAGAGAGCTCTAACGTGACCAAATACTTTTCTGAGAGAGCTGGTATAAAACCAGTTAGGACAGATGGCTATGAATCCAGAGCTATCTTGGGCCAAGATGTTATTTCAGCCAGTCAGATTTCAGTGCCTGGATATAGCCAATTGTATAAACCCTCCATGGACCAGCATCCTAGCACAGAAGTAATAACTGCTGATAAAGAGAAATCCAGAGTTTTTGGATTAAGGAAATATCCAGACTCAAATTGTGTAAGAAAAGATTTAGGCTTAGATGTTGCAGCCCTTGAAAATGAGAGATACAAACTCAGATTAGTAGAACCAGAAGAAAAAGTCAGAAGAACCAGTAGTAGTGTTTCTGACCTTAAAATTTCAGAAAGATGGCGAAGGAAGACCTTGCCTCAGGACTCTAGCAAGCTAGAAGAAGTTGGCTCACTAACTCAAGAAAGTATTAAAAGGCTGAGTAGAACAgattcattgcaatttgatgAAGGTGCAATAATGAAAAAGAGTAAAAGAAGCAAAGATGGGATAGAATCAAAGGGGGTGAACCAAACAGTTTCAGTCAGTCCTGATTATTTGAAGAAGCAAGTTTCTCCCTTTGAACCAAAGGCAACCTATTTTGCAGTTACATATCAGATTCctggtaaaaaagaaaaaagctctgTAAGTACTGTTAATGCAAATGAAAATAGCCAAATTACTACAGTAGTTGAAAGTGCACCAGTTAATCTGAACTCTGGTTCTTCCAGAAGGTCCAAGCCTACATCTCAGCAATCCTATAAAAATGTACCGAGTACACATTGTAAAGATAAGTCCCTAGAGGAATGTGTTAACAAGCATTGGGCTAAAGAGGAAGAACAAGATAttctaagtttaaaaaaaatatatccagTGCTTGGAGAGGATGATAATAGGAGGTCTTGTGAGAGAGGGCTGGATCATGCTAAAGAGAAAATTATAGGTGTTGATTCTTTCCTCTTAAAACAGGGCCTGAAAAATACTATTCAAACTGATCTTAAAGGTAGTGGAGGAAAAGTCTCCTCATACCATGAGGCAAAATCCATGCAACACTTCAGGCATTCACACAACGACAGTGAACTATTTACACAAAAGAAGTTTGGGGAAGACAGTCACGATGTGTTCAGAGTAAAGACTGAAGATAAGTATAGATCTAGAGTTCTTGATATTGATGCTCTTATGGCAGAATATAAAGAAGACTACATAAAGGCCAGTGACATTCAAGAAAAAAAGGATGACCAGTTCTCTGAAGATCACAGTACGTTTTATTGGGAGATGTCAAAGTACAAAAACAATGTGGCTGATAAAATTCCACACAACTATAACTGGAAAGATTGGAAGAACTTGGATCAATCTGCTAGTATCACTAAACAAGGTACCTGTGCAGAAGAACACCACAGGCCTGAGAAGTTAACGCTACATGAAAACAGCAAAGAGAAACTGGAGTCCGGTAGCCAAGAATGGAGTAAGCAAAAGTCCAAAGACAGAAAATTCAGTCCTCCCCATTGGGGAAAGCCTAGTTCACTTTCAGATAAACTTATAAATTCACCTGCTGACTCTGTTGGTACCAGAAAAAAGACATTTATTATTGATGAGGATCAAGGGAACAATTTAACACCTAGGCTCCAAAATGCAAAGTACATAAATAACAAGGTACAGCCTGCAAATACTATTAGTGTGGACCAAAAACTGGAAGTCAGTTTAGCTTCTAATTCCTCCCCTGATGGTGGTGGTAGTGGCGGTGGCTTATTACAGAAGAAATTGTTCACAAAACAGCAGTTCACCGAGATGTCTGTGGATGATGACTGGCACAAAAATATAATGAGGATCTCTGTAAATAAGAACAAAGAGAATGCAAACAAAAACTCACATGAGAGTGACTTTTCCAATACGAAGAGCAAAGCTGAGTGGAATGACTATATATCTGGTTTTGGAAATGCACTACCAGATTTAAAACGATCATACTCAGAAAAGAGCCGTCCTGCTAAAGCAAGAGGCAGCATGCCTCTGATGCAAGAAGCAAACGAAAGAAGGGACAAGCACCAATTGAGGCAAAGCTTCCCAttggaaaatgaagaaaacaGATTGAAAAAGAGGAGTGCATATCAACAAGAATCTTTCGCCCATGAAAATAAAAAG GATTCTGAAAAAGAATGGACCAAGCAGCATTCTGACAGATCAGGTGGGAAAGACTTGACTGTAGTACCTATCCAGAGAAGAAGCCATAGCTTTTATAAAGACCGAAGAGCACATAACTGGACG